The following proteins come from a genomic window of Desulfocurvibacter africanus subsp. africanus DSM 2603:
- a CDS encoding GNAT family N-acetyltransferase: protein MSPVLTTRPATRDDVPLILTFIKDLAEYERLSHEVMATEKDLTETLFGPRPGAEVLLGFTADEPVAFALFFSSYSTFLAKPGIYLEDLFVRPAWRGKGFGKAMLSVVAKVAVERGCGRLEWSCLDWNEPSIGFYKSLGAQVMDEWTVYRLTGKTLMGFAGAD, encoded by the coding sequence ATGTCTCCCGTATTGACCACCCGCCCTGCCACCCGCGACGACGTGCCGCTCATTCTTACCTTCATCAAGGACTTGGCTGAGTACGAGCGGCTATCTCACGAAGTCATGGCTACGGAAAAGGATCTGACCGAGACTCTCTTCGGCCCGCGGCCTGGAGCCGAGGTCCTGTTGGGTTTCACGGCCGACGAGCCGGTTGCCTTTGCCCTGTTTTTCTCCAGCTATTCCACTTTTCTGGCAAAGCCGGGCATCTACCTGGAGGATCTTTTCGTGCGACCTGCCTGGCGCGGCAAGGGCTTCGGCAAGGCCATGCTGTCGGTCGTGGCGAAAGTAGCGGTAGAGCGCGGCTGCGGACGTCTGGAGTGGTCCTGTCTGGATTGGAATGAGCCGTCTATCGGCTTCTACAAATCTCTGGGCGCTCAAGTCATGGATGAATGGACTGTATACAGACTGACAGGCAAGACTTTGATGGGTTTCGCGGGCGCGGACTGA
- the ada gene encoding bifunctional DNA-binding transcriptional regulator/O6-methylguanine-DNA methyltransferase Ada, protein MTELLAEATTKDPRWAAVVARDPKADGAFFYAVRTTGVYCRPSCAARAARPEHTVFFTTAAEAERAGFRPCLRCRPDQPPLKVQHAALVAELCRLIERSERMLSLAELASHARMSTYHLHRIFKSVTGVTPRAYAAAHRAENVRTGLRRNASVTEAIYGAGYLSSGRFYEAADQVLGMTPTAYRSGGAHTQIRFAIGECSLGSILVAASERGVCAILMDDDPDKLVRDLQDRFPRAELIGGDAEFEQLISTVVGFVDAPGQGLDLPLDVRGTAFQQRVWQALREIPAGETRSYSAIATRIGAPKAARAVAQACAANPLAVAIPCHRVVRTDGSLSGYRWGIDRKAELLRKERKA, encoded by the coding sequence ATGACCGAACTGCTCGCCGAGGCGACCACAAAGGACCCCCGCTGGGCCGCCGTGGTTGCTCGCGACCCGAAAGCAGATGGTGCATTCTTCTACGCGGTCAGGACGACCGGCGTATATTGTCGCCCGTCCTGCGCGGCGCGCGCGGCTCGGCCTGAGCATACTGTGTTCTTTACGACGGCGGCGGAGGCCGAACGGGCGGGCTTTCGCCCCTGCCTGCGCTGCAGGCCGGATCAGCCGCCGCTGAAAGTGCAGCACGCCGCTCTCGTGGCTGAACTATGTCGATTGATCGAACGCTCGGAGCGGATGCTGAGCCTTGCCGAGCTGGCGAGCCATGCGAGGATGAGCACCTACCATCTGCATCGCATCTTCAAGTCTGTCACGGGTGTGACTCCCAGGGCGTATGCGGCGGCGCACCGTGCCGAAAACGTCAGGACGGGACTGCGCCGGAACGCCAGTGTGACAGAAGCCATATACGGCGCGGGCTATCTCTCCAGCGGACGCTTCTACGAGGCTGCGGACCAAGTGTTGGGCATGACGCCCACCGCCTACCGTTCCGGCGGAGCGCACACTCAGATACGCTTCGCGATCGGCGAGTGCTCGCTCGGATCCATCCTGGTCGCCGCGAGCGAACGAGGCGTGTGCGCCATACTCATGGACGACGATCCCGACAAGCTGGTGCGCGACCTGCAAGACAGATTCCCCCGCGCCGAGTTGATCGGGGGCGATGCCGAATTCGAGCAGCTTATCTCCACGGTAGTGGGATTCGTGGACGCGCCAGGACAGGGACTCGACCTACCGCTCGACGTGCGTGGCACGGCCTTCCAGCAGCGGGTCTGGCAGGCGTTGCGCGAGATTCCCGCTGGCGAGACGAGAAGCTACTCCGCTATTGCAACCCGCATCGGCGCTCCGAAAGCGGCAAGGGCCGTGGCGCAGGCATGCGCGGCCAACCCCCTGGCGGTGGCTATCCCCTGCCATCGAGTCGTCCGCACCGACGGCAGCTTGTCTGGATATCGCTGGGGCATTGACCGCAAGGCTGAACTGCTTCGTAAGGAACGCAAGGCATGA
- a CDS encoding DNA-3-methyladenine glycosylase 2 gives MTTPALLQNTMLSCVVELPHDFRADDVLAFHGRDSAQIAEYTDAQTFMKGLMWSGLAACLTIRFHSRHADVELKIDKSPIDSAPLDGMGPEASSDATEKAKLRRMAVRMLGLTQQIDDFERTYRAHPQLGPLIAGHPGLRVPLTATPFEALAWAITGQQISLGVAISLRRRMILAAGVRHSSGLACHPDAQRLSRLTEADLRQAGFSQAKAQTLMILCHLISEHRLPLDAWVDALPVDTIREQLLAIRGIGPWTVEYTLLRGFGWLDGSLHGDAAVRRSLQALLGCTEKLTSEQTRQWLAPFSPWRALVAAHLWAALNIKGA, from the coding sequence ATGACCACCCCTGCCCTACTCCAAAACACCATGCTGTCCTGCGTGGTGGAGTTGCCCCACGATTTCAGGGCGGACGACGTCCTCGCTTTCCATGGCCGCGACTCTGCGCAGATTGCCGAGTACACCGATGCACAAACGTTTATGAAGGGTCTGATGTGGAGTGGGCTTGCCGCCTGCCTCACGATCAGGTTCCACTCCCGGCACGCCGATGTCGAACTGAAAATCGACAAGTCGCCAATCGACAGCGCGCCCCTGGACGGAATGGGGCCTGAAGCTTCGTCTGATGCCACCGAAAAGGCGAAGCTTCGACGCATGGCGGTGCGAATGCTGGGACTGACGCAGCAGATCGACGACTTCGAGCGCACGTATCGGGCGCATCCGCAGCTGGGACCGCTTATCGCTGGGCATCCTGGGCTGCGAGTGCCGCTTACCGCCACCCCATTCGAAGCTCTGGCCTGGGCCATTACCGGACAACAAATCAGCCTGGGCGTGGCCATATCCCTGCGTCGCAGGATGATCCTTGCCGCAGGTGTGCGGCATTCGAGCGGCCTCGCCTGCCATCCGGATGCCCAACGTCTTTCGCGCCTAACCGAAGCGGATTTGCGGCAGGCCGGGTTTTCACAGGCAAAGGCGCAGACGCTGATGATCCTTTGCCACTTGATTAGTGAGCACCGCTTGCCTTTGGACGCGTGGGTGGATGCACTGCCCGTCGATACTATCCGCGAACAGCTTCTGGCCATACGCGGGATTGGGCCGTGGACCGTGGAATACACCCTGCTGCGCGGCTTTGGCTGGCTGGATGGGTCATTGCATGGAGATGCCGCTGTCCGCCGCAGCCTGCAAGCGCTGCTCGGCTGCACGGAAAAACTCACCAGCGAGCAAACAAGGCAATGGCTTGCTCCCTTTTCGCCGTGGCGCGCGCTGGTTGCCGCGCACCTCTGGGCCGCCCTCAATATAAAGGGGGCTTAG